The following DNA comes from bacterium.
GCTTGTTGCGCTCCCAAAACTTCGTCAGAAGTGCCATTCCCGTTGACACTGTAGGCCTATGGCTTGCGCCATAGGGGTCTGTCAGGGTACTAAGCTCCTGTTCCCGTTCAAACTGATATTCCCTGTGGAGGCAGCACTCGATGGTTGAGCTTGTTCAACAGTTGGAAGAGCGCGTGACGCGCCTGATTGAAGAGTTGGAAAGCACACGGGTCGCAAAGACCCAGTTGGAATCGGAAAACGACGGCCTGCGGATCACCGTGGCCGATCACGATCAAATAAAGACCGAGTTGGAAGAGGCCAAGGGCCAGATCGCCGGGTTCGAAGAAGAACGCCAGCAGATCGAGGGCCTGCGCGCGGCTGCGGCCGAGTTGGAAACGCTCAAGTCCGAACTCGAAGCAATCCGCGGCGACTTGGAGACGACCAACAGTCTGCTCTCCGAGGCCGAAAGCGAGCGCAACGACGCGATTGCCCAGCGCGATCATCTGCGGGGCGAGTTGGAAAGCGCCCAGGCCCGCGTGGCTGAGTTGGAAGAGTGGCACAACGGCACCGTCCGTCATCGCGACGAAATCCAGGGACAACTGGAAGGCGCCAACAATCGCATGAGCGAAGTGGCCACCGAACGCGACGAGGCCCTCTCTGAACTGGAAGCCGCCCGCGCCCGCATCGCAGAACTGGAAGAGTGGCACAGCGGCACCGTTCGTCACCGCGATGAAATCCAGGAGCAGCTCGACGGCATGCGCAACGAGTTGGAAACGGCACGTCACCGCGTCGGCGAACTCGAGGGCCAGAACGGCGACTTCTCGCGCCTGGAGGAAGAAAACCAAACCCTGCGTCAGGAAATGGAAGCTCTCCAGTCTCGTGTCGACGAAGCCGGTGAGCGCGACCAGCGCATGCGCGACCGGCTGAATTCGCTGCTCGAGCGCATCGAGGCCGCCGAGGCCCACCTGGCCGAAGTGGAGATGGCCCATGAAACAGCGTGAGCAAATCGAAGTCAGCGTCGGCGGACACCAGATCAAAATGGAAATCGAGCCGGATGAGCGCGCTCACGTCGAGCGGGCCGCCCAGCAGGTCAACGAACGGCTGAAGCGCCTTGGTGATCGCGTTGCGACGCCTCAGAAGGCCGCCACCATGGTCGCGTTCCAATTCGCCTGCGACCTGTCCATCGCCAACGAATGCCTGGACGAAGCGGAGAAGCTCGCCGCCGATCTCCAGCGCCAGAAAGACGCCGTGAAGCGCCTCGAAGGCCTCCTGACAAAGGTCGACAGCGCGCTGGCTTACTGATCTCTCACGCCCAAACAGCAGGAATTCCGACCGCCCGGTTCCCCCCGGGCGGTTCTTTATTGTTCCTGGCTTCGCTTGACCCCGCGGCCGCCTCATTGGCAGTATAGCGCCCGTACACACAGTAAACTCCGTCTTGTCGTCGCTGGGGGAAGGGGAGCCAGGCGACGGGCGCCGTTTTATATCGTCTTTTGACCTGGAGGAGGTCGAGATGTCTCGTCATGTCTCTTGTGCCCTATTGGCACTTTCGATTCTCGTTATCAACAGCGCTTCTGCGGATCCACGACCCCCTGACTGGACGGTCGCCAGCACCGTGCTGCAAGGACAGGCCGGCGCAAGCGTCTGCACGGTCGGCGACATCAATGCCGACGGCTATCCGGACTTCGCGGTTGGCGCTCCGTACTACTGGACGTCCGCTTCGACTCTTGGGGAAGGCGCGGTCTTCCTCTTCTACGGCGGGCCGACCGGGCCTTCGACTACCCCAGACTGGATCGCCACCGGGACCGTACAGGGCGGGCATCTTGGCTGGTGCGTTGCCCCCGCAGGCGATGTGAACGACGACGGCATTGCCGATATGATTGTTGGTAGTCCCGATCGCACGATCGCGAATTCGGGCGATGGGTTGGCAGTGATCTACTACGGAGCCGTCGGTGGCCCTTCGCTGACTCCTGGCTGGTGGCAGGCCGGCAGCGCGTCCAACGAACACTTCGGCACCAGCGTCGCCGGCGTCGGCGACATCAATGGCGACGGCATCGACGACTTCGTTATTGGAAGCCCTGGTGCCACTGATGGGCAAGCCAACGAGGGGCGTATCCAGGCGTACTACGGCACGACCGGCACGCCGGACCAGGTTGCGGACTTCACGTATTACTCAGACGAAGCCTCGGCGGCTCTCGGCAAATCCGTGGCGCCTGTCGGCGATGTGAATGGCGACGGGGTTTTCGACTTCGCAGCCGGTGCGCCGGCATACGACGGCTCTCGGGGGCGCGTTGTGGTTTTCTATGGAAGCGATCCCGCTCCCAGTTCCACCCCCGATGTAGTATACGATGGAATGAACACCGGCGATGCGTTCGGAACCTGCGTGGCGATGGCGGGCGATGTGAACGGGGACGGCTATTCGGATCTTGCAGTGGGCGCTCCCAATTGGACACACCTGACCACACTCGGCGGTGTCGTCTATGTGTGGAAAGGTTCAAGTACCGGCCTGTCTTCGGGAGGCCCGGACTGGCAGATCGAGGGCACAGAGTCGAACGGTCTGTTCGGTACCTCCGTGGCCTGCGCCGGTGACACGGATAGCAACGGCTTGGCGGACCTTGTTGTGGGCGCACCCGGAGTGAGTTCCAATACCGGACGAGTTTACTTCTACCAGGGATGGCGAGGAGATGGAATCGACACCACCCCGGCCTGGACTTGTGATGGAGAAGCGACCGGTTCGAAGTTGGGGTTCGCAGTCTCTACGGCGGGAGACACCAACGGCGATGGTTACTCTGAAGTTCTCGTCGGTGAACCGGGATTCTCCAGCGTGGCGAACAATGCGGGACGGGCGCTCTGGTTCGATGGCGCGGTGAATCTCCCGAATGAAACGGCGGATTGGCTGCACAGCCAGAACGTCGAAGATGTTCGCACAGGGCGTAAGATCATCTGCGCCGGCGACGTGAACGGCGACGGCTATCAGGACCTTGCGATTGCTTCGCCGCGATACACAAATCTGTACACGACCGAGGGACGAGTGAGCCTCTACCTCGGCTCTTGGCTGGGTGTTTCCGACACGCCCTCTCAGTCATTGTATGGCGGCAGCACGGGCCTCGGCCTCGGCAACGTGATGGCGTCTGCAGGAGATGTGGACGGAGATGGACACGACGATCTCCTGATCGGAATCCCTGAGGCCTATGTCCCCGGCATCGGCCAAGAAGCCGGGCGCGTGAATCTGTACCTTGGCACTTCCACCGGATGGAATTCGACCCCAGTTTGGAGTGCGACCGGTTCCGACACTTGGCAACACGTCGGCTGTTCCGTTTCGACGGCCGGCGACGTCAACGGCGATGGATACGTCGATCTCATCATCGGCGTTGAAGGCTACTCTGAAACCGAAATCGGGCAAGGTGTGGCGATTGTTTATTACGGACCGATTATCGGTCACGGGAATGTTCCCGATTGGTATTACGCAGGAAGTGAGAATGGCGATCACGTTGGAGAGTGCGTTACCGGCGGAGGCGATATCAATGGCGATGGTTATGCGGATGTTGTTGTCGGTGCCCCCGGCTTCGACAACGGCACGCGGTACGGAAAGATCATGGTCTTCCACGGCTCGGCAACCGGCCTGTCATCCACACCAGATGCCGAAGCAACGCCCACCAGCGACATGAACAGCCTGGGCAATATCATGTCTATGGCAGGCGATGTGAACGGCGATGGCTACTCCGATCTCATTGCCGGATGTACGGTTTGGAACAATGGCTCTTACGGATGTGGTGCCGGACTTGTTTACCTGGGATCGGCTGGAGGCCTCGTGACCGGCAGCCACATCGTCCTGTCCGGGAATGAGCAATTTGAATCCCGCATGGGCAAGTCCGTTGCCTGCGCGGGCGACGTGAACGGCGACGGCTTCAGCGACGTTCTTGTCGGTGCGGACAACTACAGTGGCGCGACGGGCTACGAGCACGAAGGGCGCGCTTTCCTGTTCTACGGAAACGCCGGTGGAGTCGATCCGACCTACGTATGGACCGGCAATGGTGATCAGGGAGGGGCGTATTACGGGACATCCGTCGCCGGAGGAGATTTCGATGGCGATGGATTCAGCGACTTCGCCGTCGGCGCCCCACAGTATGACGATGTCGAAACGAACGATGGTCAGGTGCGTGCCTACATGGGAAATGGCGGGCGTGGTCGCTACGTGACTCCCTATGTGCGAATCACCGGATCGAACCAGCGCATCGGCGTCTGGAATCGCAGCGATTACCTGACGGCGTTCAAGGGATTCCTCCGCGGGCGTAGCCCACAGGGGCGAGCCTATCTGCGCCTGCAATGGGAAGTCCACGAACACGGCACGGTATTCCCGGGCACGACTCTTCACAGTGGAAACTACTGGGCGCTGGCGCCGACGTTTGGCTCTCCACTCACCGCGACGATGGACTTCTTGACGGAAGACACTCTCTACAACTGGCGCGTGCGCACGGAGTACAAGCCGGGAAATCTTCTGGGCCTTGTACACAGCCGCTGGTATTGGGCTCCCTTCAACGGGCAGAACGAACCCGATGTGCGCACGGATTGGATCGAGCCAACCCCGACTCCGTCCCCAACGCCTTCGGATACTCCGACGCCGACGCCGTCCGATACGCCGTCACCCACACCAACGGAAACTCCATCGCCGACGCCGTCGCTGACGCCCTCACCAACGCCAACACCGACACCCGCGGAGATTGAACTGATTTCCCCCGAGGATCGTGAGGAAGGCGTCGAGTGCTGGACCAATCTGGAATGGGTTGTGAACGAATTCCATCCAGCCGTGCACAACTTGCGGGTCTACTTCGAGGACGTCTATCCGCCGACGGTTGCCAGTTCAACTCTCAAGCCGGACGCGAGAAGCTATCTGGTCGAGAATCTGGCGGCTCACACGGAGTACTACTGGTACGTCGTCCAGGAGAACATTGCTGGCGAGCAGCTGGTGAAGAGTAAGATCAACGTCTTCATCACGGGGGAAACATGCCAATTCTTTGAAGCCATCAATCCCCCGGATCGTAGTTCCGACGTCCCCTGCGAGGGGGATTTGATTTGGGACTATCACGGACCCGACTTCAAACTGTTCGAAATCTACCTCAGCCCAATTAACCCCCCACTGACTCTGTTGGGTGACGTGCCTGGAAGCACAACCCAGATACCTTATTCGCATCTGAAAGACGAGCAGGTCTACTACTGGGCGGTCGAGGCCGTCGCTTCTTCGGGAGCTGTGGTTGCGGAGAGTCCTGTCTTCTCCTTCCGCACTGGTATCTGTGCCACGCCGACGCCGTCCCCGACGCCCTCTCCGATCCCATCTCCAACGCCCGGGCCGATGATCGACTCGGATGGAGATGGATACGCGGATTGGTATGAGGAGTGGAAGGAGACGTCTCCCACAGATCCGAACGATCGCCCGCCGCTGGGCGATGTCGATGAAGACAATGCTACGAATATGGTCGACGCCCTCATCATCATCCGGGCGGCGCTGGGATCGATCACGCCTCCGCCGGACACGGAACGAGGCGATGTGAATCTCGACGGAGTCTGTGATGAAACGGACGGATACAGCTTGTACAACTGGTGTATTGGAGCCACGGGGTGGACAATCTTGCCCGATACGGAATGAGGGGCATCCGGCCTGTTTCCAGGAAACAGGTTGCTTCTCTCCGATCGTGCAAATAGGTTAAGGATACCAATCGCCGAATGGTCGCCGGGTGATCGCTGTCGACCATGGAGGGGGATCGATCATGGCAGTTTGCGCGCGTCGCGTGCCGGTGGGGCGAGTTATTCGCTCCTGGTACCTCATTGTTTTCTGTCTGCTTCTCACACTCTCCACCGCAGCCCAGACGCTGCATCCTGACGACGTTTATTGGGATGATCGGTTTGCTCCGCCGGGTGTAGCGGGAACCGTGCATGTCGTCGAAACCGACGGCAGCAACATCTACATCGGCGGCGAGTTCAATGCCGTTTGCGGCGTTCGTGCAAACAACGTTGCAAAGTGGAACGGATCATCGTGGTCGGCTCTGTGGACCGGCACAAACGGCCCCGTGTACGCCATCGATGTCGCTCCCGACGGATCGGCGTACATCGGCGGTTACTTCACCGAGGCCGGAGGCATATCCGTGAACCACATTGCACGCTGGGGAGGCAACTCCTGGTCGAAGCTTGGCGTTGGCGACGACAATGGCGTTCATCCGGACGGCTCCGTGCGATCGATCTATGCCCGCGGGAATTCCGAGATCTATGTCGGCGGTGGATTCAGCAGAGTCGCAGGCAGCATCGTCACGGCGATGAACATTGCACTGTGGAACGGGCAGCAATGGAGCGCGCTCGATTGGGGCGTCGCGAATTCCTCGATGGGCGGAGGCGAGGTCAACTGCATGGTC
Coding sequences within:
- a CDS encoding cell division protein ZapA; translated protein: MKQREQIEVSVGGHQIKMEIEPDERAHVERAAQQVNERLKRLGDRVATPQKAATMVAFQFACDLSIANECLDEAEKLAADLQRQKDAVKRLEGLLTKVDSALAY
- a CDS encoding FG-GAP repeat protein; translation: MSRHVSCALLALSILVINSASADPRPPDWTVASTVLQGQAGASVCTVGDINADGYPDFAVGAPYYWTSASTLGEGAVFLFYGGPTGPSTTPDWIATGTVQGGHLGWCVAPAGDVNDDGIADMIVGSPDRTIANSGDGLAVIYYGAVGGPSLTPGWWQAGSASNEHFGTSVAGVGDINGDGIDDFVIGSPGATDGQANEGRIQAYYGTTGTPDQVADFTYYSDEASAALGKSVAPVGDVNGDGVFDFAAGAPAYDGSRGRVVVFYGSDPAPSSTPDVVYDGMNTGDAFGTCVAMAGDVNGDGYSDLAVGAPNWTHLTTLGGVVYVWKGSSTGLSSGGPDWQIEGTESNGLFGTSVACAGDTDSNGLADLVVGAPGVSSNTGRVYFYQGWRGDGIDTTPAWTCDGEATGSKLGFAVSTAGDTNGDGYSEVLVGEPGFSSVANNAGRALWFDGAVNLPNETADWLHSQNVEDVRTGRKIICAGDVNGDGYQDLAIASPRYTNLYTTEGRVSLYLGSWLGVSDTPSQSLYGGSTGLGLGNVMASAGDVDGDGHDDLLIGIPEAYVPGIGQEAGRVNLYLGTSTGWNSTPVWSATGSDTWQHVGCSVSTAGDVNGDGYVDLIIGVEGYSETEIGQGVAIVYYGPIIGHGNVPDWYYAGSENGDHVGECVTGGGDINGDGYADVVVGAPGFDNGTRYGKIMVFHGSATGLSSTPDAEATPTSDMNSLGNIMSMAGDVNGDGYSDLIAGCTVWNNGSYGCGAGLVYLGSAGGLVTGSHIVLSGNEQFESRMGKSVACAGDVNGDGFSDVLVGADNYSGATGYEHEGRAFLFYGNAGGVDPTYVWTGNGDQGGAYYGTSVAGGDFDGDGFSDFAVGAPQYDDVETNDGQVRAYMGNGGRGRYVTPYVRITGSNQRIGVWNRSDYLTAFKGFLRGRSPQGRAYLRLQWEVHEHGTVFPGTTLHSGNYWALAPTFGSPLTATMDFLTEDTLYNWRVRTEYKPGNLLGLVHSRWYWAPFNGQNEPDVRTDWIEPTPTPSPTPSDTPTPTPSDTPSPTPTETPSPTPSLTPSPTPTPTPAEIELISPEDREEGVECWTNLEWVVNEFHPAVHNLRVYFEDVYPPTVASSTLKPDARSYLVENLAAHTEYYWYVVQENIAGEQLVKSKINVFITGETCQFFEAINPPDRSSDVPCEGDLIWDYHGPDFKLFEIYLSPINPPLTLLGDVPGSTTQIPYSHLKDEQVYYWAVEAVASSGAVVAESPVFSFRTGICATPTPSPTPSPIPSPTPGPMIDSDGDGYADWYEEWKETSPTDPNDRPPLGDVDEDNATNMVDALIIIRAALGSITPPPDTERGDVNLDGVCDETDGYSLYNWCIGATGWTILPDTE